The genome window TCGCCTTTGAGGTAGAGGCTCGAGCCCCGGCCGGTAGGGCTTGGACTTTTCTGGAAACCATAGGCCAGAAGCTGGCCTGACAGAGCGTCCTGGCCCCAGAGCCAGAACTGCACCAGCATCGGGTTCTCTGGATGTGGCATGGGTGGGCAGGGCTTTACTTGAAGGCCTGACAGATGGCCTGCCCGTTGGCCTGGATGAGCTTCAGATAGGTACTGACCGTGTTGTCGAAGGCATCGGAGTAGATCCGGGCAATCCGGGCGCCGGTGGCCTCGGCCAGTGCGCGTGCCTGACCTTGCGAAAACTGGGGCTCCACAAAAATCACCCGCACATTTTCCTTCTTCATGGCCTGGGCCAGCCGGGCCAGACTGGCCGGGCCGCGTTCCTGTCCAGCAAAGTCGGCGATGGTGCCGATGCTTTTGAGCTGGTAGTGGCGGTTGAAGTAAAGCAGGGCCTCGTGTTGCGAAACCAGCTTGCGCCGGGCTTGCGGAACATCGGCCAGGCAGCGCTTTACCGCTGCATCGGCCTGGCGAATCTGGGCAATGTAACCCGACGCATTCTGGGCATAGACAGCGCGCCCGGCAGGGTCAACGGCCGCCAGGGCATCGCGGATTTTCTCCACGTAGCGAATGCCGTAGGTGGGATCCAGCCAGAGGTGGGGGTCGTACTCGGCATGATGGTGCGCGTGTTCATCCGAGTGGGCTTCGTGTTTGCCTGACTCGATCAGATTCGGCATCCCGTCAGCCAGCTCGACGATGCGGGCGTTGCGGGGAAGCTGGGCCTCGAGCTTCTCAAAAAAGGGCTCGAGCCCCAGTCCATTGGCAAAAAAGACCCTGGCCCGGCTGACGGCCTGGATGACCGAAGGGCGCGGCTCAAAGCTGTGCGGGTCGCTGCCGTTGGGTACGACCTGCACCACACTGACCCGGCTGCCGCCCACATTTCGCACCATATCGGCAATAAAGCCCGTGGTCGCCGCTACCGGTACCGGCTGGGCCAGGCTCGAGCCCAGCCCCAGCATCAACAAGAATCCCATCGGGAGAATGTGTTTCATGTACAGCCTCCTCTTTCGCCGATTACTTATACTGATAACTCATTATCATATTGT of Meiothermus sp. CFH 77666 contains these proteins:
- a CDS encoding metal ABC transporter substrate-binding protein; this encodes MKHILPMGFLLMLGLGSSLAQPVPVAATTGFIADMVRNVGGSRVSVVQVVPNGSDPHSFEPRPSVIQAVSRARVFFANGLGLEPFFEKLEAQLPRNARIVELADGMPNLIESGKHEAHSDEHAHHHAEYDPHLWLDPTYGIRYVEKIRDALAAVDPAGRAVYAQNASGYIAQIRQADAAVKRCLADVPQARRKLVSQHEALLYFNRHYQLKSIGTIADFAGQERGPASLARLAQAMKKENVRVIFVEPQFSQGQARALAEATGARIARIYSDAFDNTVSTYLKLIQANGQAICQAFK